One part of the Melospiza melodia melodia isolate bMelMel2 chromosome 3, bMelMel2.pri, whole genome shotgun sequence genome encodes these proteins:
- the HTR1B gene encoding 5-hydroxytryptamine receptor 1B: MEPAGPCRTQLGSANDSYRNCSAEEVIYQDATPLSWKIVLAVVLALVTLATVLSNAFVIATVYQTRKLHTPANYLIASLAVTDLLVSILVMPISTMYTVTGRWTLGQIVCDIWLSSDITCCTASILHLCVIALDRYWAITDAVEYSTKRTPKRAAGMIALVWIFSICISMPPLFWRQAKAEEVSNCVVNTDHVLYTVYSTVGAFYFPTLLLIALYGRIYVEARSRILKQTPKKAGKRLTRAQLITDSPGSTSSVTSINSKAPEGSSETGSPVYMNQVKVKVSDALLEKKKLTAARERKATKTLGIILGAFIVCWLPFFIISLVMPICKDACWFHMAIFDFFNWLGYLNSLINPVIYTMSNEDFKQAFHKLIRFRCTG; the protein is encoded by the coding sequence ATGGAGCCGGCCGGCCCCTGCCGGACGCAGTTGGGCTCCGCCAACGACTCTTACCGAAACTGTAGCGCCGAGGAAGTGATTTACCAAGATGCCACCCCTCTCTCCTGGAAGATCGTGCTCGCCGTCGTCCTGGCGCTGGTCACCCTGGCCACGGTGCTTTCCAACGCCTTTGTCATCGCCACGGTCTACCAGACGAGGAAACTCCACACGCCGGCCAACTATCTGATCGCCTCGCTGGCCGTCACCGACCTCCTCGTCTCCATCCTCGTCATGCCCATCAGCACCATGTACACTGTGACCGGCAGGTGGACGCTGGGTCAGATCGTCTGCGATATCTGGCTGTCCTCGGACATCACCTGTTGCACGGCGTCCATCCTGCACCTCTGTGTCATCGCCCTGGACCGCTACTGGGCGATCACCGACGCCGTCGAGTACTCCACGAAACGGACTCCCAAGCGGGCAGCGGGCATGATCGCCCTGGTGTGGATCTTCTCCATCTGCATCTCCATGCCCCCTTTGTTTTGGCGGCAGGCGAAGGCCGAGGAAGTATCTAACTGTGTGGTGAACACGGACCACGTCCTGTACACCGTGTACTCCACAGTCGGAGCCTTCTACTTCCCCACTCTGCTGCTCATAGCCCTCTACGGGAGGATCTACGTGGAAGCCCGGTCGCGGATTTTGAAGCAGACGCCAAAGAAAGCAGGTAAAAGACTAACGCGGGCACAGTTAATTACAGACTCCCCGGGGTCGACCTCTTCCGTCACGTCCATAAACTCCAAGGCTCCCGAGGGATCCAGCGAAACGGGCTCCCCCGTGTACATGAACCAGGTGAAGGTGAAGGTATCGGACGCCCTGCTGGAGAAAAAGAAGCTGACGGCCGCTAGAGAGCGGAAAGCTACAAAGACTTTAGGGATTATTCTAGGAGCCTTCATCGTGTGTTGGCTGCCCTTTTTCATCATCAGCTTGGTGATGCCTATTTGCAAGGACGCTTGCTGGTTCCACATGGCCATCTTTGACTTTTTCAATTGGCTTGGATATCTCAACTCCCTCATCAACCCCGTCATCTATACTATGTCTAACGAAGACTTCAAACAAGCTTTCCACAAACTCATACGTTTCCGATGCACAGGCTGA